A stretch of the Natribaculum luteum genome encodes the following:
- a CDS encoding aminotransferase class III-fold pyridoxal phosphate-dependent enzyme has product MPDESIGQNEPSANIPHWYAPSKTSMTIPDGDGTRVVADDGTEYLDFVSQHYCVNASHGNEAIVDAMKEQLERIQYVSSAKRTPARARLSEDRELIRVRYAMFPCYSTSR; this is encoded by the coding sequence ATGCCCGACGAATCTATCGGACAGAACGAGCCGTCCGCGAACATCCCTCACTGGTACGCCCCGTCGAAGACCAGCATGACGATCCCCGACGGCGATGGCACGCGCGTCGTCGCCGACGACGGGACGGAGTATCTCGACTTCGTCTCGCAGCACTACTGCGTCAACGCCAGCCACGGGAACGAGGCGATCGTGGACGCGATGAAAGAACAGCTCGAGCGGATTCAGTACGTCTCCTCCGCGAAGCGAACGCCGGCGCGGGCTAGACTGAGCGAGGATCGTGAGCTAATTCGGGTACGGTACGCGATGTTCCCGTGTTACAGCACCTCGAGGTAG
- a CDS encoding CoA-acylating methylmalonate-semialdehyde dehydrogenase gives MAELEAIGQNRTVRNYVDGEWRDASGDEELTSVNPATGEELATVPFSSIDDIDEIVRRGNEAFEEWSARPVEERIQPMFHLKTLLEDHQDELAELLVKDHGKTRAEARGELRRGIENVEVACGIPSMMQSGSLLNAAPEIDESAVRKPLGVFAAITPFNFPGMIPLWFLPYAVATGNSFILKPSEQNPLVAQRLFELIDEAGFPDGVVQLVNGGPNTVNALLDHEGIEGASFVGSTPIAKLVYERAAKNGKRVQAQGGAKNHIIVTETADLKFAAEKTVSSATACGGERCLANDIALVEESVYAEFAELVVEEAESQVVGYGLDEETDIGALISEDHEQTVRNYIQTGIEEGAELLLDGRDVVIEGYEDGNFLGPTVFGDVTSDMVISQEEIFGPVLGLSPVEDVDAAIERMNESRFGNAASLFTSSGADARKFRHEADIGNLGVNVGTSAPMAFFHFGGRKDSFFGDLHAQGEDMIQFYTDKAIYIERWPDA, from the coding sequence ATGGCCGAACTAGAAGCGATCGGTCAGAACAGAACAGTTCGAAACTACGTCGACGGTGAGTGGCGAGACGCCTCGGGCGACGAGGAATTGACGAGCGTGAACCCGGCGACGGGCGAGGAACTGGCGACCGTTCCGTTCAGTTCTATCGACGACATCGACGAGATCGTGCGACGCGGCAACGAGGCGTTCGAGGAGTGGTCCGCTCGCCCAGTCGAAGAGCGGATCCAGCCCATGTTCCACCTGAAGACGCTCCTTGAGGACCACCAGGACGAACTCGCCGAACTGCTCGTCAAGGACCACGGGAAGACTCGCGCGGAGGCCCGCGGCGAACTCCGCCGCGGAATCGAGAACGTGGAGGTCGCCTGCGGCATCCCCTCGATGATGCAGAGCGGCTCCCTGCTGAACGCCGCGCCGGAGATCGACGAGAGCGCGGTTCGAAAGCCGCTCGGCGTGTTCGCCGCTATCACGCCGTTCAATTTCCCCGGGATGATCCCGCTGTGGTTCCTGCCCTACGCCGTCGCGACCGGTAACAGCTTCATCCTCAAGCCCAGCGAGCAGAACCCGCTCGTCGCTCAGCGGCTGTTCGAACTGATCGACGAAGCGGGCTTCCCAGACGGCGTCGTCCAACTCGTCAACGGCGGTCCCAACACCGTCAACGCGCTGCTCGATCACGAGGGCATCGAGGGCGCATCCTTTGTCGGCAGCACCCCCATCGCGAAGCTCGTCTACGAGCGCGCAGCGAAGAACGGCAAGCGCGTTCAGGCTCAGGGTGGCGCGAAGAACCACATCATCGTTACTGAGACTGCCGATCTTAAGTTCGCCGCCGAGAAGACCGTCTCGTCGGCCACGGCCTGCGGCGGGGAACGGTGTCTCGCCAACGACATCGCCCTGGTCGAGGAGTCGGTCTACGCCGAGTTCGCCGAACTGGTCGTCGAGGAGGCCGAATCGCAGGTCGTCGGCTACGGCCTCGACGAGGAGACCGATATTGGGGCACTCATCAGCGAGGACCACGAGCAGACCGTTCGCAACTACATCCAGACAGGCATCGAGGAGGGCGCGGAACTCCTACTCGACGGTCGCGACGTCGTGATCGAAGGATATGAGGATGGCAACTTCCTGGGACCGACGGTCTTCGGCGACGTCACGTCGGACATGGTTATCTCCCAGGAGGAGATCTTCGGACCGGTGCTCGGTCTGTCGCCTGTCGAGGACGTCGACGCGGCGATCGAGCGGATGAATGAAAGTCGGTTCGGGAACGCCGCAAGCCTCTTTACCAGCAGCGGCGCGGATGCGCGGAAGTTCCGTCATGAGGCCGACATCGGCAACCTCGGAGTCAACGTCGGCACCTCCGCGCCGATGGCATTCTTCCACTTCGGCGGCAGGAAGGACTCGTTCTTCGGCGACCTTCACGCCCAGGGCGAAGACATGATTCAGTTCTACACCGACAAGGCCATCTACATTGAGCGGTGGCCGGACGCCTGA
- a CDS encoding glutamine synthetase family protein yields the protein MTSGDKMETVLEDSDIEHLLVQFPDIDGVSRSKQIDADYARDKWKDGFSMNMLLLAVSSMTDVPEGTGYGEELNFADGVVIPDPETFEPVPWCENTARVICDFEFRGEPAGAYTRGVLQRVLAKARDELGASFGVGNELEFHLLEEIDGGYEPVTDHPHECVTHHTERVRTFYDKVKNWSEALGIPVQSIEHEYGAGQFEVLFDHAPPLEAADRAFTFREVVKEAAAAEGWKATFMAKPMTDSSASGYHLHLSAFDGSENLFADDNRLSQTGEAFVGGLLEHSDALTALGCPTLNGYKRFTPGSFSPFTQSWGYNNRTAAVRVPESSPTRVENRISGAAANPYLVLAGTLAAGLHGVRAGLDPGEPVSGDAQGQRPALARSPEVALRSLEADDELVAALGEEFVHAFTTVKRHELNLFNDHVSDWEQRYLEVL from the coding sequence ATGACATCGGGAGACAAAATGGAGACTGTACTCGAGGATTCGGACATCGAACATTTGCTCGTCCAGTTCCCGGATATCGACGGGGTCTCGCGCTCGAAGCAGATCGACGCCGATTATGCACGCGACAAGTGGAAGGACGGGTTCTCAATGAACATGCTTCTCCTCGCGGTATCGTCGATGACCGACGTCCCCGAAGGAACGGGTTACGGGGAGGAACTTAACTTCGCAGACGGCGTCGTTATTCCTGACCCGGAGACGTTCGAGCCCGTTCCGTGGTGCGAGAACACAGCACGGGTAATCTGTGACTTCGAGTTCCGAGGAGAACCAGCGGGAGCGTACACCCGGGGCGTGCTACAGCGGGTACTCGCCAAAGCTCGTGACGAACTCGGCGCGTCTTTCGGCGTCGGTAACGAACTCGAGTTTCACCTGCTCGAGGAAATCGACGGTGGCTACGAACCAGTCACCGATCACCCACACGAATGTGTGACACACCATACCGAGCGAGTTCGGACGTTCTACGATAAAGTAAAGAACTGGAGCGAGGCGCTAGGTATCCCAGTCCAGAGCATCGAACACGAGTACGGTGCCGGCCAGTTCGAGGTACTGTTCGACCATGCTCCACCACTCGAAGCAGCCGACCGCGCGTTTACGTTTCGTGAAGTGGTGAAAGAAGCCGCCGCTGCGGAGGGATGGAAAGCAACCTTCATGGCCAAACCGATGACCGATTCTTCAGCAAGCGGATACCATCTCCACCTGAGTGCGTTCGACGGGTCGGAGAATCTGTTTGCCGACGATAACCGGCTCTCCCAGACGGGCGAGGCATTCGTTGGCGGGCTCCTCGAACACTCGGATGCGCTCACTGCCCTCGGCTGTCCGACCCTCAACGGGTACAAGCGCTTCACTCCTGGGAGCTTCTCTCCGTTCACCCAATCGTGGGGGTACAACAACCGCACAGCTGCAGTTCGAGTTCCTGAATCCTCGCCGACCCGAGTCGAGAACCGTATCTCCGGAGCTGCTGCCAACCCGTATCTCGTTCTGGCGGGAACGCTCGCTGCCGGCTTGCACGGTGTCCGTGCGGGACTCGATCCGGGTGAACCGGTCAGTGGCGATGCGCAGGGCCAGCGCCCAGCATTGGCGCGTTCCCCCGAGGTCGCGCTTCGATCGCTCGAAGCGGACGACGAGTTGGTCGCAGCGCTGGGCGAAGAGTTTGTCCACGCGTTCACGACGGTGAAACGGCACGAACTCAACCTGTTCAACGACCACGTCTCGGATTGGGAGCAACGCTACCTCGAGGTGCTGTAA
- a CDS encoding ABC transporter ATP-binding protein, with amino-acid sequence MLEIDGLTKYYDDLLAVDDLSFSVDEGDFATLLGPSGCGKSTTLHTIAGLIEPTDGTIRLRGEDVTDRQPDERNIGMVFQSSALFPHMTVKENIAYGLKMHGMDDEIDERVSEYLGLVEMAGYEDHLTTELSGGQQRRVSIARALAYEPDILLLDEPLTGLDRVLREQIRDEIKQIQREINVTTLFVTHDQEEALSLSDQVIVLNDGRKEQEGDPESLYARPANSFVAEFIGKSSRFTGSTDERDPSVIRNGTATFVVDPDRSIEPGEVTLYVRPEDIVLEPAGRYENEFEATVSHVANVGSHSELELELEDGTPVVVESDRFPDLSVGDDVTIGFHPQDVIVL; translated from the coding sequence ATGTTAGAAATCGACGGACTCACCAAGTACTACGACGATCTCCTCGCAGTCGACGACCTCTCGTTTTCGGTCGACGAGGGCGATTTCGCGACGCTCCTCGGTCCAAGCGGATGTGGTAAGAGCACGACGCTCCACACGATCGCCGGACTGATCGAACCGACCGACGGGACTATCCGCCTCCGCGGCGAGGACGTGACCGACCGCCAGCCCGACGAGCGCAACATCGGTATGGTGTTTCAGAGCAGCGCGCTTTTTCCCCACATGACGGTGAAGGAGAACATCGCCTACGGGCTGAAGATGCACGGAATGGACGACGAGATCGACGAGCGCGTCAGCGAGTACCTCGGGCTGGTCGAGATGGCAGGGTACGAGGACCACCTGACGACCGAGCTAAGCGGCGGTCAACAGCGCCGTGTGTCGATCGCTCGCGCTCTCGCGTACGAACCGGATATCCTCCTGCTCGACGAGCCGTTGACGGGTCTCGATCGGGTCCTTCGCGAACAGATCCGGGACGAGATCAAGCAGATTCAGCGCGAAATCAATGTCACAACGCTGTTCGTGACCCATGATCAGGAGGAGGCGCTGTCGCTGTCGGATCAGGTGATCGTCCTCAACGACGGGCGGAAGGAGCAGGAGGGCGATCCGGAGTCGCTGTATGCACGTCCCGCGAATTCGTTCGTGGCGGAGTTCATCGGGAAGTCGTCTCGGTTCACCGGCAGTACCGACGAGCGCGATCCCTCCGTCATCCGGAACGGGACCGCGACGTTCGTCGTCGATCCGGACCGCTCGATCGAACCCGGCGAGGTGACTCTCTACGTCCGACCGGAAGACATCGTTCTGGAACCGGCGGGCCGATACGAGAACGAGTTCGAAGCGACGGTTTCGCACGTCGCGAACGTCGGGAGCCACAGCGAACTCGAACTCGAACTCGAGGACGGGACGCCGGTAGTGGTCGAATCGGATCGGTTCCCTGACCTCTCGGTCGGCGACGACGTGACCATCGGCTTCCACCCACAGGACGTGATCGTCCTATGA
- a CDS encoding ABC transporter substrate-binding protein, with amino-acid sequence MTTTIGLAGCMGGSGDDYIRYLGWGGNTQDSAAEIFERWSEESDVEVRHESAGGDAEMISYFQQNRGDVDLCLLSSYGVHLARQEDLLSEVDYSEVPNYGENMKEEWQDMPYIENDAFFRDALTQGYSINTNEVDQEMASWQDIKADEFDGELALRDAAASRFTNAALAIGEDVNAIPDDDELFDDVVAELEAQHANAFGLWGAGAEAMQYLREENAMVAEAWGGRTRALQQDGYEHIEYIIPEEGAATITEDFVIPADSEKKETVYDLLDFVYQRENLVDLSDMLGYPIPVVDTPDVITNLPDYVDDPDDLAWVDWSVVDPVLDDWQETFDQVK; translated from the coding sequence GTGACGACGACGATCGGACTAGCCGGGTGTATGGGAGGTAGCGGTGACGATTACATACGGTATCTCGGATGGGGCGGCAATACGCAGGATTCGGCTGCTGAAATCTTCGAGCGCTGGAGCGAAGAATCGGACGTTGAAGTTCGACATGAGTCCGCGGGTGGAGACGCCGAGATGATTTCATATTTCCAACAAAACCGCGGTGATGTCGACCTATGCCTACTGTCCTCATACGGCGTTCATTTGGCACGGCAAGAAGATCTCCTATCGGAGGTTGATTACAGCGAGGTCCCAAACTACGGAGAGAACATGAAGGAAGAATGGCAAGACATGCCGTATATCGAGAATGATGCTTTCTTCCGTGACGCTCTAACCCAAGGTTACTCGATAAACACTAATGAAGTAGATCAAGAGATGGCCTCTTGGCAGGATATCAAAGCCGACGAATTTGATGGTGAGCTTGCTCTACGAGACGCCGCCGCGAGCCGCTTCACGAACGCAGCGCTAGCGATTGGAGAGGACGTGAACGCAATCCCCGACGATGACGAGCTCTTTGACGACGTCGTCGCCGAACTTGAGGCTCAACATGCAAATGCCTTCGGTCTCTGGGGGGCCGGTGCGGAAGCGATGCAGTACCTCCGAGAAGAGAATGCAATGGTTGCCGAAGCATGGGGTGGCCGAACTCGGGCACTTCAGCAAGACGGCTATGAGCACATTGAGTATATCATTCCCGAGGAAGGTGCTGCAACGATCACGGAAGACTTCGTGATCCCTGCGGACAGTGAAAAGAAAGAGACTGTCTACGATTTACTGGACTTCGTCTACCAGCGGGAGAATCTCGTCGATCTCTCCGATATGCTTGGTTATCCAATTCCGGTTGTCGACACCCCTGACGTTATCACAAACCTCCCAGACTACGTCGACGATCCCGATGATCTGGCATGGGTTGATTGGTCGGTTGTCGACCCAGTGCTTGATGACTGGCAAGAGACGTTCGACCAAGTCAAATAA
- a CDS encoding aminotransferase class III-fold pyridoxal phosphate-dependent enzyme, translating to MTDVPLGAEPLVAQPPTFDESKAARIAERSFGKRGTVTELGGERDQNFRVDTDDGEAYVLKISSPADDSTALDLQTKALQHVCRTDPDLPVMRIVPTVDGSPWTSVEDGETHFVRMFTHVPGQTASGEDLDYDSLYEYGAIVARLGKALRGFFHPDAEYDILWDLGHASELRSFLDSVADDQRRALAERVLDRFDDRVEPVFDTLRAQVIHNDLTLDNVLLDDSTRVSGIVDFGDLTHTALVNDLVIALASVMYRREDPIDAAQAVIRGYVSVTPLEDEETRLLADLVAARLVTWGVIVAWRVDEHPEKTDHTVDGVDDGWKLLRSLDEMGIDVASRRLRTAALASNVPYSRMDTSELVSRRRRVLGSSPLSYRDPTHFVRGEGAWLFDSSGRRYLDAYNNVQVVGHAHPGVAAATGGQVRKLATNTRYLHEAPVMLAERILATMPDELDRVMFVNSGSEANDLAWRLATAATGGNGAIVSNYAYHGITDATMALSPDIWPDGSHPDHVETVPPPADASTRQRGSILDASEAMTEGLERLRKRGVAPAAFVFDSLFTSDGIFPPDAEGLKAMTDRIHDAGGLVIADEVQAGHGRTGSNLWGFQATNVVPDIVTMGKPMGNGHPVAAVVTRSDIASTLYDQTGFFSTFGGNPVSCAAALAVLDEIKDQDLLAHVVDVGEYLNDGLKELSAEYDLIGEIRQQGLMIGVELVRNQETWVPAPSETTAVVNELRQRQVLIGSVSEAGNVLKIRPPLVFERNHADRLLEALDDVFSEQNDESS from the coding sequence ATGACCGACGTACCATTGGGAGCGGAGCCGCTCGTTGCCCAGCCCCCGACGTTCGATGAATCGAAGGCTGCGAGGATTGCCGAACGAAGTTTCGGGAAACGTGGAACGGTGACGGAACTCGGCGGCGAGCGGGATCAGAACTTCCGGGTCGATACCGACGATGGAGAGGCGTACGTACTGAAAATCTCCAGTCCGGCAGACGACTCAACAGCGCTCGACCTACAGACCAAGGCCCTGCAGCACGTGTGTCGGACTGATCCCGACCTACCGGTGATGCGGATCGTTCCGACGGTCGACGGATCACCCTGGACGTCTGTGGAGGACGGTGAAACTCACTTCGTCAGGATGTTTACGCACGTCCCGGGACAAACTGCATCGGGCGAAGATCTCGACTACGACTCCCTGTACGAGTACGGGGCGATAGTGGCGAGACTCGGAAAGGCCCTCCGCGGGTTCTTCCATCCCGACGCGGAGTATGACATCCTCTGGGACCTCGGGCACGCGTCCGAGTTACGCTCGTTCCTCGACAGCGTTGCTGATGACCAACGCCGTGCCCTCGCCGAGCGCGTTCTCGACCGGTTCGATGATCGCGTCGAACCAGTGTTCGATACGCTCCGCGCGCAGGTAATCCACAATGACCTCACGCTCGATAACGTGCTGCTGGACGACAGCACCCGGGTAAGCGGCATCGTGGATTTCGGCGATCTCACCCACACGGCGCTTGTGAATGATCTCGTTATCGCACTCGCAAGCGTGATGTACCGCCGCGAAGATCCAATCGATGCCGCTCAGGCGGTTATCAGGGGTTACGTCAGCGTCACCCCGCTCGAAGATGAGGAGACTCGCCTGCTCGCGGATCTCGTCGCGGCGCGACTCGTCACTTGGGGCGTCATCGTCGCGTGGCGGGTCGACGAACATCCGGAGAAGACTGACCACACAGTCGACGGCGTCGACGATGGGTGGAAGCTGCTGCGGTCGTTGGACGAGATGGGTATCGACGTCGCCAGTCGACGCCTGCGAACAGCCGCACTCGCCAGTAACGTCCCGTACTCCCGGATGGACACGTCCGAACTGGTATCCCGTCGGCGCCGAGTTCTCGGATCGTCGCCGCTATCGTACCGCGACCCCACCCACTTCGTCCGCGGGGAAGGGGCGTGGTTGTTCGATTCATCCGGCCGGCGCTACCTCGACGCGTACAACAACGTGCAGGTGGTGGGCCACGCACATCCCGGGGTCGCCGCCGCCACCGGGGGACAAGTACGTAAACTCGCCACCAATACTCGCTACCTGCACGAAGCACCCGTTATGCTGGCCGAACGAATTCTGGCGACGATGCCTGACGAACTGGACAGGGTCATGTTTGTCAACTCCGGGAGCGAGGCCAACGATCTCGCCTGGCGTCTAGCGACTGCTGCCACCGGAGGCAATGGGGCGATCGTCTCCAACTATGCCTATCACGGGATCACCGATGCCACAATGGCGCTCTCGCCGGATATTTGGCCAGACGGCTCTCATCCGGACCATGTAGAGACTGTCCCACCACCGGCCGACGCATCCACACGCCAGAGAGGCTCAATCCTCGACGCAAGCGAGGCGATGACAGAGGGGCTCGAACGTCTCAGGAAGCGAGGGGTTGCCCCTGCTGCGTTCGTGTTTGACTCGCTGTTCACCAGCGACGGTATCTTCCCGCCGGACGCGGAAGGACTGAAAGCGATGACCGACCGCATCCACGACGCGGGCGGGCTCGTCATCGCCGACGAAGTGCAGGCTGGACACGGGAGGACAGGTTCGAACCTCTGGGGTTTCCAGGCAACGAACGTCGTCCCGGACATTGTCACGATGGGCAAGCCGATGGGCAACGGGCATCCTGTCGCGGCCGTAGTGACGCGTTCGGACATTGCGTCGACTCTCTACGATCAGACGGGATTCTTCAGCACGTTCGGCGGAAATCCGGTGTCCTGCGCGGCCGCGTTGGCGGTCCTGGATGAAATCAAGGATCAGGATCTGTTGGCTCACGTCGTTGACGTCGGCGAGTACCTGAACGATGGCCTGAAAGAACTGTCTGCTGAATACGACCTCATCGGCGAAATTCGCCAGCAAGGACTCATGATCGGCGTCGAACTTGTTCGAAATCAGGAAACTTGGGTGCCGGCACCAAGTGAGACGACGGCAGTAGTAAACGAGCTCCGCCAGCGTCAGGTTCTCATCGGTTCTGTCAGTGAAGCCGGCAATGTGCTGAAGATCCGTCCACCGCTGGTGTTCGAGCGGAATCACGCGGACCGTCTCCTTGAAGCGCTCGACGACGTCTTCTCCGAGCAAAACGACGAAAGCAGCTAG
- a CDS encoding aspartate aminotransferase family protein has product MTNQTDDTAIPDDLREAYERRTPRSRALADRARAVMPGGDTRSVTYHRPYPSYVDSASGAQLTTVDGETLLDALNNYTQSVLGHAPEPVVEAVCDQFRAGNGIAAPTEPVVGLAERLVDRLPSADRVRFCNSGTEATMNAIRLAMARTGNERICKIRGGYHGTHDIVEVGVSGDGREHEGIPRSVERRVQTVTYNDVEQLKATFEVLGDDLACLILEPILGVSGMIPASDEFLETARDVTYDADVPLIFDEVMSFRLAPGGAQERRGVEPDLTALGKLVGGGLPVGAVAGREELMEQFHPETGSVDHSGTFNANPATMIGGAATLEAFDGDAIEALNRHGDRLRTRLQRIGDDSAHAITITGEGSLFQIHFTEGPVRNHHTSAAGGPRSEQLFHAMRREGVFVAPRGMGNLSTAMDDDDLEAIATTFDRALALLE; this is encoded by the coding sequence ATGACGAACCAGACTGACGACACAGCGATTCCGGACGATCTCCGGGAGGCGTACGAACGGAGGACGCCGCGGTCTCGAGCCCTGGCCGACCGGGCTCGAGCGGTGATGCCGGGCGGTGACACCCGATCCGTTACCTACCACCGGCCGTACCCCTCCTACGTCGATTCCGCGAGCGGCGCGCAACTGACGACTGTCGACGGGGAGACGCTGCTCGACGCCCTCAACAACTACACGCAGAGCGTCCTCGGGCACGCGCCCGAGCCGGTCGTCGAGGCGGTATGCGACCAATTTCGCGCGGGGAACGGAATCGCCGCGCCGACCGAACCAGTAGTCGGACTGGCCGAGCGGCTCGTCGACCGCCTGCCGTCGGCCGATCGGGTCCGCTTCTGTAACTCGGGGACCGAAGCGACGATGAACGCAATCCGCTTGGCGATGGCCCGGACGGGCAACGAGCGGATCTGCAAGATTCGCGGCGGCTATCACGGCACCCACGACATCGTCGAAGTCGGCGTTTCCGGCGACGGTCGAGAGCACGAGGGCATTCCCCGCTCTGTCGAACGTCGGGTCCAGACGGTGACCTATAACGACGTCGAGCAGCTCAAGGCGACGTTCGAGGTCCTCGGAGACGACCTCGCCTGTCTGATCCTCGAACCGATTCTAGGCGTCAGTGGCATGATTCCCGCGAGCGACGAGTTCTTGGAAACCGCACGGGACGTCACCTATGACGCCGATGTCCCGCTAATCTTCGACGAAGTGATGTCGTTTCGGCTCGCCCCCGGCGGCGCGCAGGAGCGTCGCGGCGTCGAACCGGATCTGACGGCGCTCGGCAAGCTCGTCGGCGGCGGTCTTCCGGTCGGCGCGGTCGCCGGTCGCGAGGAACTCATGGAGCAGTTCCATCCCGAAACCGGCTCGGTCGACCACTCGGGGACGTTCAACGCCAACCCCGCGACGATGATCGGTGGCGCGGCAACTCTTGAGGCGTTCGACGGCGACGCCATCGAGGCGCTGAACCGCCACGGCGACCGGTTGCGTACGCGGTTGCAACGAATCGGCGACGACTCGGCGCACGCGATTACGATCACCGGCGAGGGATCGCTGTTCCAGATCCACTTCACGGAGGGTCCGGTTCGGAACCACCACACGTCCGCGGCCGGCGGTCCTCGATCCGAACAGCTCTTCCACGCGATGCGCCGAGAGGGTGTCTTCGTCGCCCCGCGCGGAATGGGGAACCTCTCGACGGCGATGGACGACGACGACCTCGAAGCGATCGCGACCACGTTCGATCGAGCGCTCGCATTGTTAGAGTGA
- a CDS encoding NAD(P)/FAD-dependent oxidoreductase translates to MSAERRDVVVVGGGVVGCAAARWLAPDHDVLLLESDQIAGDASGKASGLVTNGASFRAHPKFARTAADFFPKFDGTGSFTFTERESVGLVAEGSGDWARDEAERMRASDFSVEFADVPTLEDRYPDVFDLDAYEGALIYHDTGWLDPYTYTVTLADGAADRGADVRTGVRVTDLLVDDGAVVGVESTDGTVHADTVVAAAGWRTRELCLPHLELPVRPFRWQAATLDPGRDIPDWYPMGWDPTVNRYWRPEHNGSIHIGGGEAAVTNPGSRRTTVPEDFKLQLATEMPDRLRHLKKAMFVCGDTCLTGDASTPDTYPIIDAPSEGPENLVVATGLHIGGIMSSPAIAEAVRSLVTGEELTFSLDPFCLDRFDTRSADFPFVRHMAETEITEARIEARKSRNEAD, encoded by the coding sequence ATGTCTGCTGAACGGCGAGACGTAGTCGTGGTCGGTGGCGGAGTCGTCGGCTGTGCCGCCGCGCGATGGCTCGCACCCGACCACGACGTCCTGCTCCTCGAGAGCGATCAGATAGCTGGAGACGCGTCCGGAAAGGCGTCTGGGTTGGTGACCAACGGTGCGTCCTTTCGGGCACATCCCAAGTTCGCACGCACGGCCGCGGACTTCTTCCCCAAATTCGACGGCACCGGTTCGTTCACCTTCACCGAACGCGAGAGCGTGGGCCTCGTTGCCGAGGGAAGCGGCGACTGGGCACGTGATGAGGCAGAACGGATGCGGGCGTCCGACTTCAGCGTGGAGTTTGCCGATGTGCCGACGCTCGAAGACCGCTATCCCGACGTCTTTGACCTCGACGCCTACGAGGGCGCACTCATCTACCACGACACCGGGTGGCTCGACCCCTACACCTACACGGTGACGCTCGCGGACGGGGCAGCCGACCGGGGAGCAGACGTGCGGACCGGTGTACGGGTCACAGATCTCCTCGTCGATGATGGTGCGGTGGTCGGCGTCGAATCGACAGACGGGACTGTGCACGCTGACACTGTCGTCGCCGCCGCGGGGTGGCGAACGCGTGAGTTGTGCCTCCCCCACCTGGAACTCCCGGTCAGGCCGTTCCGCTGGCAGGCGGCGACACTCGATCCGGGACGGGACATCCCTGACTGGTACCCAATGGGCTGGGATCCGACGGTGAATCGATACTGGCGACCGGAACACAACGGCTCGATACACATTGGTGGTGGCGAAGCCGCTGTGACGAATCCGGGATCGCGGCGTACGACAGTTCCAGAAGATTTCAAGCTCCAGTTGGCGACGGAGATGCCCGATCGGCTCCGCCACCTCAAAAAGGCAATGTTCGTCTGTGGCGACACCTGCCTGACCGGCGACGCCTCGACACCGGACACGTATCCCATCATAGATGCACCCAGCGAAGGCCCCGAGAATCTCGTCGTGGCGACCGGTCTCCACATCGGCGGCATCATGTCGTCGCCCGCCATCGCCGAAGCGGTTCGGTCGCTCGTGACCGGTGAAGAACTCACCTTTTCGCTCGATCCGTTCTGTCTGGATCGTTTCGATACGCGAAGTGCGGATTTCCCGTTCGTGCGCCACATGGCAGAGACGGAGATAACCGAAGCGCGAATCGAGGCCCGTAAATCACGGAACGAGGCTGACTGA